From Ictalurus punctatus breed USDA103 chromosome 2, Coco_2.0, whole genome shotgun sequence:
CAACATCATTCAAGCCATGCTCATACCCCCCCACATTTTCTACATCTATCCTCTTCACTGTGTTCAATCAATACCCCTGACCACTTTCTTCTCTGTTTGTCAACTCCCTGACCGTCACAGCTGCATTTCTTGTCACTATAGCTGTTCTTTTACGGTCTCCCATCGCCCCTCCCCCCaccttccttcctttatttttttatgctcTTTCATTTTCTGACCTCCTCACCCACTAGCAAAGTTAATCTGTTTATTACAACATGACCTTAACAGAAATGGTCATTAAATCACTTGAAGGTCAAGTTGACTGCTGATTTGTCTAATGCAGTAGTTTGGCCCGTCAAAAGATTTCCCAGGCCAAATGAATATCTGAATCTATCCAATCCATTGAACAAAGTCTTTAAATAAGTCCTAAATGATAATATTCTGCTTTTTAATCACAGATTACAGGCTGACACTAGCAGAAAAGGATGGAACAATCTTGCATTCTGTGGGTAACTTATCATGCTGAGAAATCAGGAGTCCTGTCAGCAACAAAATGTAATCTTTTTCCCCCGCATCTCATATGGCTAGAACAATAGAGCGGATGCTGCAATTCATACTCAACATCTCTCTCTGCttcacatttaattaaaaagcgTCCtaaactctctctcacttttgccttttctctctctttcatttgtCTTTGCTGTGTTTTTGCATGCTCCACTGTCTTAATCGTTTCTTCTTTTCTCGTTCCTCTTTTACTTTGAGAACACTTGCAGTTGAGGATACCCAGAGGTCATGTGTGtctaaattgttgttgttgttggctgTTCTGGAGAGTTCAACCTGAATTATACACTGAAAATATAGACTTCTTTTTGTCCTCAGGAACCTGAACACCACCCCTAGCATCTGCATAGTAGGCGTATTGAAATCAACATAGtaattgttctttgtttttatgattTCTTGGATATGTATGTCACCTTGCCCTGATGTAGGCCCGATGATGCATAAAAAGCACACCGGTGGGGGTTGCCTGTCACCAAAGCCTCATGTTACGATGTTAGGATGCTCTCTCACCCGCATTCCTGCTCTAGAGAGCTTGATTTGCATATGTTGAGCTTTGCAGTCACATTCGTCAGGATTTTTTGAGAGTTTCTTTAAAGACATTTATCACAGGAGCAAAATGCCTTACATTCACCTTAGGAATATTACAGATGATCAAACACAATCCCATGAAAAAATGCTCTGTTTGCAAAGGGGTCTTTTCAGAACAGGTACGATTCCCTAAAAGGTCCCGTATATACCCTGAAGAGAACGTTTCTATAACTTAAAATATACCCACACCTCCCATATCAATACTTCCATCCTCATCATACTTTCATGCTCTTTTCTCCTCATCCCTTCCTCCTTGGTTGTACTGTTTCTCACTTCTTCTCAAATCCCATCCCCGTCTTTCTGCCCCCTTTACCCATTCCCTTCTATCCAGAGGGAAGGTAGGGCATCTCATTGTGGTAGTTGTAGTCCGGACAGACCTTCTGCACTAGCCGGTAGTCTGTGCTGTAGAAGGAGATGTAGATGCAGATGACCTTGAAGGGCTTGGAGCAGATCCAGGACACATGGCTCTGGGTCTGCTCCTGGAAGCAGGTCTTGGATGGGTCATAATTGCACAGCGAGGTGCGCTTGCTGCGGTCCACCTTCTCGTAGTCCACACGGCAGTTAAAGATCTTGGAGTCCTTTGGGTACACTACGCTCTGGCGCTCCAAGTCGAATTCCACTGCCTTTACAGGTGGTACCAGGCTGACTGAGATGTTGCCCTGGCCTGTGGAATTGTGGCGGAAGTAGACACTGAATGTCCCATTACCGTGGTCCACAATCTTGCCAGTGATGAGCAGGTTGAGACGCACTGTCTTGATGTTAGAGTAGAAGTCACCCCAGCCAAACATCTTCTTAAACTTGCCTGTCTTGACGATGGGACGGCGCTTGACACGAGAGCTCGCTGAGGCATCATCATCAGAGCTGGTGTCAGGCTTGAGGAGGTCACTGCCCAGCATCTCCCAGAATTCTTGCTTGGAGAAGGGTACAGGTGAGCGGTAGGGTAGCTCTAGCGCTGAAGCATTGGCTGCTCGACTGCGGCTGTGCAGCACCCAGCGGCTGAGGGGGGAGACAGAGCCCTGACCGCCCAGAACACTCAGAGTCTTAGAGGGTTCTGCAAGAGAGGAGGACTTAGGAATCAGCGAAGAGGAGGAGTGGTGATCTTCCTGTGCCAAAACCAACTACAGAAATAGAGAGGAGGGTATTGGGGGGGAGGGATATCATGGCATTGGTGTATAGGGATGATTAAAGTGGAAAGAGAAGAGCAAGAGGGTTGAAAATGATGGGGATTTTGTTTTGGTTGatatgaaagaagaaaaaaagacaaagagacaTAAATTAGCATTAAATATACCACAAATGCCAAAAATACTTCCTCAACAGAAATAAAGTTCATAAGCCTACTCCATTTGAACTTATTTATACAACTCCCAGTGTCCATGTCTCACTATATTGCATGATATTGCATGTGAAGGCTCTAGTCCCCTTACTGCTCATCTGCTCATAGATTGTACAGGGCAgaaccacaccacaccacacacacacacacacacacacacacacacacacacagaaagagagagatttaacCCCTTGTCATGAGAGGGGAAGTACTCTTCttgaaaacagaataaaatgttcaaatatgtaattaatacttttaatattttaataaaaactgttCAGTACACAATGCAAAGCTGACAGgagaaaaatacacagagaaGAGAGAATAATGAAGACAGTGATTTTACGTCCTGAATCGATTTCTTTTTAGTTAAAATGTCTAattgattgtgtttttttttctgatgagtGCATTATGATTAGTATAGAAACTGTAAACTACCAGGTTTTCAGAAACTACCAGGTGCTTCTGTGTTTGCGTGATGATGTAGTATGTCTGTAAAGATGTGCAATTTAAGATCCTTTCATCAGACAAACATGAGGCAGTCAATGGCAAAccatcagattaaaaaaaaaaaaaaaaaagcaaatatatATGGTCTGAAAAGTAGATAAATCATTGATGGAAAAAGTGGCAACAATGGTCTGGTATAAGTGCATAGGTATATCAAACTGTAAAGACTGAAAAAAGGGTGGCCATCTAGCTCCCTAGtgatttctttcatttgtcCCTCTGGGAGAACCTTTAAAAAGGTTCTGTGTCgaacactttaaaaacaaaacaaaaacaaaacaaaacaaaacaaaaaaggtaaaAATGCTTTAGAAAGCTAGAAATGGTAACAAAGTTTGATTTTAGTTTTTGTAAGTCTTCACAGACATTTAAAGGAGCAGACTGTCATTTTAAGAGCCCTCTGCTACCTTTGAAATGAATTGCAGTTCCATAGTAAGGAGTTTTCCGCCAGACATCTCCCTGTCTGTTGAAATGACATGCCATGCAAGttgcctttttttaaagaaaccgATCAGAGGCAAGCAGCTTTGTGTCTGGTCTGCTGTACCAATATTTCTCTATGGTACTTAGAAATATTAGATGACTATTACACGTCTAGACacatttaaacattacaaactgcaccttcaTGTGTCCAGTAATCCTTACAAAACATATGTTAAAGGAGGAAGGAGAATGaagaagactggaaaaatgaaAAGTTTCGAAGCAGGTGGAGCTGTGcttcagagagtgtgtgtttcaaAGAGATATTGAGAGATGAGGGTGAGAAAGACATTATCGTCCTCTTGGTACATACATGGCTTAGTGAAGTGGCAAACAGGGAGAGGGTGAGTGGGTGTAATGGATAATTATTACATGATAATGATCTGTTTGAACACaaacactcatgcacacaccaTCCACCTTCAAGAGCACAGCTGAAGAGCTCCTGTCTTTTAGATCAGATGATGGAGTGTGTGGGTGCTTTTTAagttatgtgtgtatgtgtgtgtgtgtgccttttcATGTCACTGTAGTCGTAGTGCATCAGTGAGCGGCGTCTGTTTGATGTATTGTTCATGTTTTGTCTGTTCCTGTCCACTCTTTGGACTTGAAAATATAGTCTGTCATATCAGTATTATTAGAGACACTACATTGACCTGATCATGTGCTACAATAAATTAATTAGAttcattaatgtgtgtgtgtgtgtgtgtgtgtgtgtgtgtgttagttacagttaatgtttttaattagttttgATTTTcacttcattacatttttttatttcaatttccAAAAATGGCGTTTAGTTTTAGCTTAAGTTTGTGTTATAGTTTCCTGAAagatattgtaatatttttttaaaaataaatttttctcTTTAGATATTTTCAAAATCCAAAGATATTCCGTGATTTCTTTGTGTTTGGTCTTTGTAGATGACGGAATGAATGCAACCAGTACACAGTACATTAAATATAGGTGTCTTAAATCATCTACATGTAAAGGTTTTttatttggataattgcatggCAAGTTAATATAGTTAATACAGTTAATATAACTTTGAATTAAACTATGGGAAGTGGTTTTGAGTTACTGGTCAGATGggtgtgagtttaaatcccagcactgatGTGTTATTGTGagaatatgttgttgttttttgtaaaaatgggAAGATGATCTGAGCTGTGGTGCCATAATTTGACTGCATGTCAATTACAGCATGGCATAgtgaaaataacaacaacaacaacaacaataataataataataataataataataataataataataataataataataatgatgtaatACAGTTTCACActgatttcatttcaaaattgtgAAATATATTCCTTCAGTCATATTGTGTATATTCATTTGATCATAAAAGGCTTTACTATTGGTACTATCACTGACAGAAAAGAAtcacaaaatatatcattttaatgCTGATAAACTAAAAATGGAAACTCTGGTCAGTTTTAGTTAGTTCTAATAATCCTTTAGGACAGGAACAGATTTATCAAAGATGTTTTAATCGCATTTCCATGCTATTACTGTTGAGAACTCCTCATAATAACACAAATTGGACAGCAAATCTCTGCACTGCTGTTACCTATAAAGAAACTAGAGCGCTCCCACATGTCCTAAATCTCAATTTAACAATTGACTATAATAACTCTGCTCTATGTGTGCTCATATTTCAGAAAAAGGACCAAAGAAAGAGAGTTGGCAGAAAGCACAGTTggttgtctgtttttttttatattattattttttttttttaaatctcaggcCTTGACTGATGCTCTGCCTGTGCTTGCGCATACATGTTCTTCCTTCCATGTCTGATCTAGCCATCAGACTATATGACTTTGCATATTCAGCCTGTGTATCGCTGTGTGTTCTGGATGGCTGAGAGTCTGAGTTCCTGTCCCTGGCAGAGCAGTCATATCCTCTGCATTTAAGCATCTGTCTCTTCCATAATGCATGGCACAGTGTCTCAGTCCTGATCCCTGTACCCACTCTTGCACTCCACACCTTCCATATTCAGGCTTATTCCAGCTTAATCAGGCTTACTCATGCCTTCCCTGCCTCATTCCACCTTTTTGTATCTATCTCTGATCTTGATAAGACAGACTCCAGTCCATCTTGCTCATCCAGGATTAGTGTGCCACACTCACTGTAATTCCGGCTTACACACTCTTCTTTTGTCGGTTACTCATTCAATTCATCTATTAACTCCTTTGTAGCCTCTGTTTCAGCTTGAGtttcaaagaaaacaaaaagaaaagagggggaaaatggAACAGCAAAACTGTCGGATTAATAGCTGGCCGTGGCATGTGCGTAATACCTAAAGCCCTTATCGCTTGAATAATTCTTTAATATTAGATGGATTTCAAACCCACTAATATTCAGTTTCATGAAGCAGCTCTCAGAGTGGTGGCACACTGGTTAATTAGAGTTATGAATTTGAAATTGAATTACTCTGCGCAGTTCCTTTGCTCAGTAAATCAATCTCCTAGCGGAAGGACCTAAGCTGTGGTTTTGTGGCTTGGGTTTTATCCAGCCGTGTGAAAGCTAATGCAGTCCCTCACTGGTTTACGGGTTGACAGTTGGGCCGAGTGGGGTGTCATGTCTAAAAGAGTATAGTATTGATCTCAGTGCCCTTGTTGTACCCTGCTGCAGTGTGCTGCGGCTTTGGGTATTATagagcttctttttttcaaTGCTTGTACTCCTTAGCAAAGTGATGTAAGATTTATAGATTTAATTCCAAATGGATTAACCACCAGGTTAACTGTCATAATAATGAATTAACATTATTAGAACTCCACCATGCTTATGTATGTTTATCCATTTAAAACTTAAATAGGTTTTAAATTTCAATTCATGctctatttttatgttaatCAACCATTATCAAAGCTGTTATAGTTACAGATATGATTATATTTAAGTTACAGTTGTAAGAATCCAATTGACTggacaaaatataataaaaacatgtgtAATTAAAGCTTCAAACAGCATTTTCGGGGGTcaagcacccagactcggtGAGCTGCATATTCGCATATGCAATCGAATCTTTGCATAAGCAATCACAGAAAGCAGAGCTATAACTATAGGGAAAGGGATTCAagaatatatttgtattttaacaCATTTGCCCGTTATGGGAGAATGGTTGTGAATAGGGGAGTTCATTTGATACCTTTTGTAcagacaggtctcaagatgatgtgagtAAAATTTGGTGTAGATTGGATAACATTTGGAGGAGCATTAGCAAAACATTAGCAAAAATGGCATTTAGATGGAAGCATTTTTtggcatgttattgtaacttttgaccagtaagtgGTGCTGTCacaaaatttgttgcatagcctcaggtcatggtcATGAAGATGCTTACCAAGCTTTGACAGTTTTTGATGGTGGAAAATCCAAGTTAGCAGAAACTGACATGATATGTTGTGTTGAACTCATCTCGAATCAGGGAATCCAGGGGTTCCTGGCTTAAATTTTGCACACATGGTacaaaagttatgaccataaacatacttcgaaattaggcccaaatttgacccaGTGGTGGCGCGAGAGTGTTTGCAGTGCTTGCCCCAAAGGACTAATGTACATCATATTTGaataatttgaataatttaTATTAATTCTTATTAGTTAAATAAATGTACGGTTTGATTTAGAGATTCTTCACTAAATTGGCACATTGATAGGAAGTCCCATCTACATTACTATTAACAGTTAAACACCAGGCGATTCAACTGTTTTGAATGCaaacaaaaagttttatattaaaataaatttcaccaCACCACATCAACCTGAGAttaatgaaatttatttaatttcaaattaTTTCATTTCGTTTCGTTTTGATTAAACTAATACTCTACAGTAATGTATAAGAAGTGATAAAGTTTGGAGAAAGCATAATCTTAAAAGTAACTGGCCTAGGAGTGTTTTTTCATGTCCATGTCTGCCACTACAGAAGTTTCAGACGAGTATTTCCATGATCTCCAGCCTGTTACACTGTCACATGATCACTAGTCAAACCTCATATATAGCTCCATATATAACCCAGACTCTTGTGTCTCTTGATCTTCTCTGCCTGTATTGCTGTGTTGTTTTGACCATAGCCTACTTCACGCTTACCCATTCAGCTGTGTCTTGGTTTATAGTTGTTTGTTGATGATCATTTGTCGGTCTCATATTCTCACCATTTTTTCTCTGTGTGATAAACCTGCACCCAGGTTTATCATCTGTCTGCCTTTATGACACTAGATAAGCAGAAAATGCCTCATGATGCTCATGTCCTGATATTAAAATCACTTCCCAAATGACAGTACCTCCTTTTCAGACTGTAACAAGAGTTGGTATGACCAGAACACTACCCATCAAACTAACAGGCAAATGATGGTTCTATTCTTgaatcaaaatgtaaaaaaaatattagagatgcaccggtgtatcggccgataaaggtgATTTttcatccgatgatcagggccgatttttatatcctgtcaatcaaaagagggtgggaaaacacagatttcgtgctgtgtgtaaagacgTGTCTTTATGATGTCTTTTTCaagtctcttgtgtggaatgacgacaaaaccgcagtttgtaatctctgcactgataaaattttacaccggacgctgcagcagtgaagcaggaaTTTTGACgtcgagtctaatttttttccccccacgcCGCTCACGCTGAATGAAAGAGGtacagtacaccgttgaaagatttaaatgaagctgagttgacaaaaaaggtaTATACTGCATAGAAAAATATATTGGTAGAGTAGTACGTTTCaaatccagttaatgttaatatataaaaaagttgatattatatattagcagtttgatgttcagtgatgaagtggaaatgcttttgtttgtggagagtgaatgtgagactaacaggaggttttttagaattcaatgttaatataaattaataacattcaataagttaagaaatcttactttaatcttcagaattgagttgatgtgttcatgttaattagaataatgtgttttgtgttcatgagaccagttactgtgaaacaacttgttgaaatggagagaataaagtttttatttgcatttccttcagaattgtggaattaatgattaataacaatgaattattaattattatcaatttaaaataaggcataaaaggcagaactatcggtatcatGGTAAACAACACAACGCAGCATTTAAGAAATCCAGGTCTAGATCTACTGCTGATCTACTGAGGTGACaataatgagaaaaaaatcTCCCTGCAATGGAATAAGGCAGAAAGAGAGGAAGCAGCCTCAAAAAAGGAACCCAAATTCATCTAGGCCAGAGAGTAATATATTTTTGGAACAAAATATTGGAATTTTCCTTTAATACACTGGATGCATCATCAAATTTGTGCTGTGGCATTGTGAAAGCTGGCAAATATGTCCATTCTGTAATTATAGCTGCCAGGCAATGACTCGTTCACTAAAAAGCTTTGACTAGTTCCGAGTGGCATATGGCCTGTCCCAAGGGCTCTTCCTACAGTTTGACTCTGAATGCACTAATAGACTTCCTCCATTGTACAGTGTGAGCCAGGCTTAATCCGTCTAGGGGATATGTGGCGCACTTCACCTTCCCCCGCTCAACCAAAACAGCCTGCACTAGAAAAGCCTGCCAGCGTATCTGATCTTCCTGATATCCCCCATGTGAGACCTCTGCTGGCCCtggattaataatgaataaaaataagagGCAGGGTAGACGTATTGATTTTAATCTATTCAGGCCTCTCCTTCATTTCtctcatgtattttctaactcTTTTCGAAGAGGCAAGGTTGGCGTGGAGTCAAAGCTGAGGTGGTGGGTTGATGAGAACAAACTGCAGCATTCCCCCCTGCACCTGCCGTGCCACTATCACTCCATCcattcccatctctctctctctctctctctctc
This genomic window contains:
- the LOC108274517 gene encoding neurexophilin-1, yielding MRTEHSFVLLLLNGTACLLVLAQEDHHSSSSLIPKSSSLAEPSKTLSVLGGQGSVSPLSRWVLHSRSRAANASALELPYRSPVPFSKQEFWEMLGSDLLKPDTSSDDDASASSRVKRRPIVKTGKFKKMFGWGDFYSNIKTVRLNLLITGKIVDHGNGTFSVYFRHNSTGQGNISVSLVPPVKAVEFDLERQSVVYPKDSKIFNCRVDYEKVDRSKRTSLCNYDPSKTCFQEQTQSHVSWICSKPFKVICIYISFYSTDYRLVQKVCPDYNYHNEMPYLPSG